In Rhineura floridana isolate rRhiFlo1 chromosome 1, rRhiFlo1.hap2, whole genome shotgun sequence, the following proteins share a genomic window:
- the LOC133389060 gene encoding bifunctional protein GlmU-like, whose amino-acid sequence MAGPGLLSVYALRLGPGEEILTSLVKFVGEKKLKSPFVMTCVGSITKATLRLANATASNTNKIIHLNERFEIVSLVGTLNEAPHLHICLSDKDGKTIGGHVVSDLEVFTTAEIVVGECDGLQFTREMDGSTGFPELVISSCSETA is encoded by the exons TGGGTTGCTGTCTGTTTATGCTTTGCGCTTGGGACCAGGAGAAGAAATCCTTACGTCCTTGGTAAAATTTGTGGGAGAGAAAAAGTTAAAATCTCCCTTTGTCATGACTTGTGTGGGGAGCATCACcaaagcaacactgagactggcAAATGCCACAGCGTCCAATACTAATAAG ATTATTCACCTAAATGAGAGGTTTGAAATTGTCTCCTTGGTTGGGACTCTGAATGAAGCTCCTCACCTACACATCTGCTTGTCTGACAAAGATGGGAAGACTATTGGGGGACATGTTGTAAGTGACCTGGAGGTTTTCACCACAGCTGAGATAGTGGTTGGAGAATGTGATGGCCTGCAGTTCACTCGGGAGATGGATGGCAGTACAGGCTTCCCAGAACTTGTTATTAGCTCCTGCTCTGAAACAGCGTAG